Proteins found in one Streptococcus anginosus subsp. whileyi MAS624 genomic segment:
- a CDS encoding sensor histidine kinase: protein MDYQNKRLFLSYYFRSRQFLFLLLLIFYTLLFSFCYLFEDERAVLQYVLLILLLISLAGFLLDIVKQYQNFRHLVFYGEGQAQTPIEALLFSKIETLKNDKKELKLQEQIKQNDLLDYYTLWVHQIKTPIAASKLLVEDLQEQTLKNQLEQELFKIDSYTNLVLQYLRLESFHDDLVVKKENIEDLVKDVVKKYAIFFIQQGLSLNLHDLNHTIITDKKWFLVILEQVLSNSLKYTKQGGIEIFFKEDTLYMKDTGLGIQDADLLRVFERGFSGYNGRLTHQSSGLGLYLSKKIADELGHELHLQSVVGEGTTVMITFKEKKLLFE from the coding sequence ATGGATTATCAGAATAAGCGTTTGTTTCTTAGCTATTATTTTCGCTCGCGCCAGTTTTTATTTTTACTATTACTTATTTTTTATACACTATTATTTTCCTTTTGTTATCTTTTTGAAGATGAACGAGCAGTCTTACAGTATGTCTTATTGATTTTATTGCTGATTAGTCTGGCGGGTTTCCTGTTGGATATCGTAAAGCAGTACCAAAATTTTCGTCATCTTGTCTTTTATGGGGAAGGTCAGGCACAGACACCGATAGAAGCTCTGCTATTTTCCAAAATTGAAACGTTAAAAAATGATAAAAAAGAGTTAAAATTGCAAGAGCAAATAAAGCAAAATGATTTGCTGGATTACTACACGCTCTGGGTGCACCAGATCAAGACGCCGATTGCTGCTAGCAAGCTCTTAGTGGAGGATTTACAAGAGCAGACGCTCAAAAATCAATTGGAGCAGGAGTTGTTTAAGATCGACTCTTATACCAACTTAGTCCTGCAATATCTGCGGTTGGAAAGTTTTCATGATGATTTAGTCGTGAAAAAAGAAAATATAGAAGACTTGGTCAAAGATGTTGTCAAAAAGTATGCCATTTTCTTTATTCAGCAAGGATTGAGTCTAAATTTGCATGATTTGAATCACACCATTATCACAGATAAAAAGTGGTTTCTTGTTATTTTAGAGCAAGTGCTTTCTAATAGTCTTAAATATACGAAGCAAGGAGGCATTGAGATTTTCTTTAAGGAAGATACCTTGTATATGAAGGATACTGGTTTGGGGATTCAAGATGCCGATCTTCTGCGCGTGTTTGAGCGAGGCTTTTCTGGCTACAACGGGCGCCTAACGCATCAGTCATCAGGATTGGGGCTCTATTTATCTAAGAAAATTGCGGATGAACTGGGGCATGAATTGCATTTGCAGTCGGTGGTCGGAGAAGGCACAACCGTTATGATTACTTTTAAAGAAAAGAAATTATTGTTTGAATAA
- a CDS encoding response regulator transcription factor yields the protein MHKILLVEDNAVIRQQVKKMLEQWGFEVVAVEDFMQVLTIFAKEEPHLVLMDIGLPLFNGYHWCQEIRKISKVPIMFLSSKDQAMDIVMAINMGGDDFVTKPFDNNVLLAKVQGLLRRSYEFGTDQSLLEYHGVILNLKSMDMMYEGKVITLTKNEFQILRVLFEHSGSIVARDDLMKELWNSDFFIDDNTLSVNVARLRKKLEEAGLKNFIETKKGIGYGLTNGLSE from the coding sequence ATGCACAAGATATTATTAGTAGAAGACAATGCCGTCATTCGCCAACAAGTCAAAAAAATGCTGGAGCAATGGGGATTTGAAGTGGTTGCAGTAGAGGATTTCATGCAGGTTTTGACGATTTTTGCCAAGGAAGAACCACATCTAGTGCTAATGGATATTGGTCTCCCACTTTTTAATGGTTATCATTGGTGCCAAGAAATTCGCAAGATTTCTAAAGTGCCCATTATGTTTTTGTCATCAAAAGACCAAGCAATGGATATCGTTATGGCAATCAATATGGGCGGAGATGATTTTGTCACGAAACCGTTTGATAACAATGTTCTTCTCGCTAAAGTGCAAGGGCTGTTGCGGCGGTCTTACGAGTTTGGTACGGATCAAAGTCTGCTGGAATACCATGGCGTGATTCTCAATCTAAAATCTATGGATATGATGTATGAGGGAAAAGTGATTACACTGACAAAAAATGAATTTCAGATTTTGCGCGTGTTGTTTGAGCATTCAGGCAGCATTGTCGCCCGCGATGATCTGATGAAAGAGCTCTGGAATAGTGATTTCTTTATTGATGACAATACCTTGTCAGTCAATGTGGCACGACTGCGTAAGAAATTAGAAGAAGCAGGGCTCAAGAATTTCATTGAAACAAAGAAAGGTATAGGCTACGGATTGACCAATGGATTATCAGAATAA
- a CDS encoding DUF2974 domain-containing protein, translating into MGNIFNYLEDVQYDSIYDQPFTALDMLLLTEMTYLNFDDIVTDSLTLQQAHRLVDIPQYMTQEISMMNTKHRLALLQQAASVKRYKNIKLLGYVNDIDLDVQKQFAAMTYKIDLDTFVITFRGTDDSIIGWKEDFHMTYMEHVPAQQTAIRYVQKVMQAFPTATFILTGHSKGGNLATYAGSQVKPALQARISQIYSFDAPGLNHTVIETDGYQEMDPKIKRYIPQGSIVGMMLETPKQAHIVKSVAIGGIAQHDTFSWQIENEHFVLLDTLNPDSIQTDKTLKEWVETVPDDELKDFFDVFFSLILDAQITSIDEFFQPNSIKKLLTIVQNAQALTEQEKEMLNRLTRLLISIRYQAWIDDFKTPSPMTFMTDVRESWTSLAERFSFLNKDE; encoded by the coding sequence ATGGGAAATATTTTTAACTACTTAGAAGATGTACAATACGATAGTATCTACGACCAGCCCTTTACAGCGCTGGATATGCTACTCTTGACTGAAATGACCTATCTGAACTTTGATGACATTGTTACAGATAGTTTGACCTTACAACAAGCCCATCGCTTAGTTGATATACCACAATACATGACCCAAGAAATTTCCATGATGAATACCAAACACCGCTTGGCACTCTTGCAGCAGGCAGCAAGTGTCAAACGCTATAAGAACATCAAACTCTTGGGTTATGTGAATGATATTGATTTAGATGTGCAAAAACAATTTGCTGCTATGACTTATAAGATTGATTTGGATACCTTTGTCATCACTTTTCGCGGAACAGATGATTCTATTATTGGCTGGAAAGAAGATTTTCACATGACTTATATGGAGCATGTCCCTGCGCAGCAAACTGCTATACGCTACGTTCAAAAGGTCATGCAGGCTTTTCCAACAGCGACCTTTATTTTGACAGGACATTCCAAAGGTGGCAATCTAGCGACTTACGCTGGCAGCCAAGTGAAGCCTGCCTTGCAAGCAAGAATTTCTCAAATCTATAGTTTTGACGCTCCGGGACTGAATCATACAGTGATTGAAACAGACGGCTATCAGGAAATGGATCCAAAAATCAAACGTTACATTCCGCAAGGCTCTATTGTCGGGATGATGCTGGAAACACCTAAGCAAGCGCACATTGTAAAGAGTGTGGCTATTGGTGGTATTGCCCAGCACGATACCTTCTCTTGGCAAATCGAAAATGAGCACTTTGTCTTACTTGACACGCTCAACCCAGACAGCATTCAGACAGACAAAACTCTCAAAGAATGGGTGGAGACGGTTCCCGATGACGAACTTAAAGATTTCTTTGATGTCTTTTTCAGCCTCATTTTAGACGCTCAAATTACGTCCATTGATGAATTTTTCCAACCCAACAGTATCAAGAAATTGCTGACTATCGTCCAAAATGCCCAAGCCCTTACCGAGCAAGAAAAAGAAATGCTGAACCGCTTAACACGACTTCTCATTTCTATCCGTTACCAAGCTTGGATTGACGATTTCAAAACACCTAGTCCAATGACCTTTATGACCGATGTACGAGAAAGCTGGACTAGTCTGGCGGAGAGGTTTTCGTTTTTAAATAAAGATGAATAG
- the metG gene encoding methionine--tRNA ligase, producing the protein MTEKNFYITTPIYYPSGKLHIGSAYTTIACDVLARYKRLMGYDVFYLTGLDEHGQKIQQKAEEAGITPQAYVDSMAVGVKELWELLDISYDKFIRTTDDYHEKVVADVFERLLAQDDIYLGEYSGWYSVSDEEFFTESQLEEVFRDENGTVTGGIAPSGHEVEWVSEESYFLRLNKYADRLVAFFKAHPNFIQPDGRMNEIIKNFIEPGLEDLAVSRTSFTWGVPVPSNPKHVVYVWIDALLNYATALGYGQDADANFEKFWNNGTVFHMVGKDILRFHSIYWPIMLMMLDMKLPDRLIAHGWFVMKDGKMSKSKGNVVYPEMLVERYGLDPLRYYLMRSLPVGSDGTFTPEDYVGRINYELANDLGNLLNRTVAMINKYFDGQVPIYKENVTEFDADLAAVVAENIAIYHKQMDAVDYPRALEAVWNIISRTNKYIDETAPWVLAKDETKKAELGAVMSHLAASLRVVAHLIKPFMMTTSDAILLQLGLPEATSLENLDLAELPAGLTVVKKGTPIFPRLDMDVEIAYIKDQMEVGKPVVEKEWKPEEVELTLNRKEIKFDDFDKVEIRVAEVKEVAKVEGSDKLLQFRLDAGDGEDRQILSGIAKYYPNEQELVGKKVQIVANLKPRKMMGRISQGMILSAEYGNQLTLLTVDQNVPNGSLIG; encoded by the coding sequence ATGACTGAAAAGAATTTTTATATTACAACACCAATCTACTATCCAAGCGGTAAGCTCCATATTGGGAGTGCTTATACGACCATTGCTTGCGATGTCCTTGCTCGTTACAAACGTCTCATGGGTTATGATGTTTTTTATTTGACAGGGCTTGATGAGCACGGTCAAAAGATTCAGCAGAAAGCGGAAGAAGCAGGTATTACACCGCAAGCCTATGTTGACAGCATGGCAGTTGGTGTTAAGGAACTTTGGGAACTCCTTGATATTTCTTACGATAAATTTATCCGTACGACGGATGATTACCATGAAAAAGTAGTAGCAGATGTTTTTGAACGTCTCTTGGCTCAGGATGATATTTACTTGGGTGAGTATTCTGGTTGGTATTCTGTTTCGGATGAGGAATTCTTTACAGAAAGCCAATTAGAAGAGGTCTTCCGTGATGAAAACGGCACAGTAACAGGAGGAATCGCTCCGTCAGGTCACGAGGTGGAGTGGGTCTCTGAGGAGTCTTATTTCCTCCGTCTCAACAAATATGCCGATCGCTTGGTAGCCTTCTTCAAAGCCCATCCTAACTTTATCCAGCCGGATGGTCGGATGAATGAAATCATCAAAAACTTTATCGAGCCAGGCTTGGAAGATTTGGCAGTATCACGGACTTCTTTCACTTGGGGAGTGCCTGTACCGTCCAATCCAAAACACGTGGTGTATGTCTGGATTGATGCTCTGCTCAATTATGCGACAGCTCTGGGCTATGGTCAAGATGCAGATGCCAACTTTGAAAAATTCTGGAATAATGGAACAGTCTTCCACATGGTTGGAAAGGATATCTTGCGTTTCCACTCTATCTACTGGCCAATCATGCTCATGATGCTGGATATGAAATTGCCAGATCGCTTGATTGCTCACGGTTGGTTTGTCATGAAGGACGGCAAGATGTCTAAGTCTAAGGGCAATGTCGTCTATCCAGAAATGCTGGTAGAGCGTTATGGGCTGGATCCGCTTCGTTATTACCTCATGCGTAGTCTTCCAGTTGGTTCTGACGGCACTTTCACGCCAGAAGACTACGTAGGACGTATCAACTACGAGCTGGCAAATGACCTTGGAAATCTCCTCAACCGTACGGTTGCGATGATTAACAAGTACTTTGACGGTCAAGTGCCGATTTATAAAGAGAATGTGACAGAATTTGATGCGGACTTGGCAGCAGTGGTAGCAGAAAATATCGCAATCTACCACAAACAGATGGATGCCGTGGATTACCCGCGGGCGCTAGAGGCTGTCTGGAACATCATTTCCAGAACCAATAAGTACATTGATGAGACAGCTCCTTGGGTACTGGCTAAAGATGAAACTAAGAAAGCTGAACTGGGTGCAGTTATGAGCCACTTGGCAGCCAGTCTGCGTGTGGTGGCACATTTGATCAAGCCATTCATGATGACAACCAGTGATGCCATTTTGCTCCAGCTTGGTTTGCCAGAAGCAACTTCTCTGGAAAATCTTGACTTGGCAGAATTGCCAGCAGGCTTGACTGTGGTTAAAAAAGGAACACCAATCTTCCCACGCCTAGATATGGACGTAGAGATTGCCTACATCAAGGACCAAATGGAAGTAGGCAAACCAGTTGTTGAGAAGGAATGGAAACCAGAAGAAGTCGAGCTCACACTCAACCGTAAGGAAATCAAATTTGACGATTTTGACAAGGTAGAAATCCGTGTCGCAGAAGTTAAAGAAGTTGCTAAAGTCGAAGGTTCTGATAAATTGCTCCAATTCCGCTTGGATGCGGGAGACGGCGAAGATCGTCAAATTCTGTCTGGGATTGCTAAATACTATCCAAACGAGCAAGAATTGGTTGGCAAGAAAGTCCAAATCGTAGCGAACCTCAAACCACGCAAGATGATGGGACGTATCAGCCAAGGCATGATCCTCTCAGCAGAATATGGTAATCAACTAACTCTGCTCACAGTAGATCAAAATGTACCAAATGGTAGCTTGATTGGGTGA
- a CDS encoding SemiSWEET family transporter, with amino-acid sequence MNEKRMKIIGWVATFMSIMMYVSYIPQIMDNLAGHKGNFIQPLVAAINCSLWVYYGLFKKERDLPLAAANAPGIVFGLITVLTAIF; translated from the coding sequence ATGAACGAAAAACGAATGAAAATAATAGGTTGGGTAGCGACATTCATGTCTATTATGATGTATGTATCTTATATCCCACAAATTATGGACAATTTAGCTGGACATAAGGGAAACTTTATCCAACCTCTGGTAGCTGCAATTAACTGTAGCCTTTGGGTTTATTATGGTTTATTTAAAAAAGAGCGTGATTTGCCACTCGCTGCCGCAAACGCTCCAGGTATTGTCTTTGGGCTTATTACTGTGCTAACAGCAATATTCTAA
- a CDS encoding DUF421 domain-containing protein, with translation MTLNFLEILIKLALGLFSLVFVINVTGKGNLAPNSAIDQIQNYVLGGIIGGVIYNSSINILQYAIILIMWTILVLTLKWLNNNIRTVKHLIDGKPTTLIQHGKLSPEACRSVGLSAADVALKLRSQGIFQLKQVKRAVMEQNGQLIVVQAGEENPKYPIITDGVVQIDILDSIDKTEEWLIERLAKEGYTDISNIFIAEYESGNLSVVTY, from the coding sequence ATGACATTGAATTTTCTTGAAATCCTGATTAAACTAGCGTTGGGACTGTTTTCACTCGTGTTTGTTATCAATGTGACAGGAAAAGGAAATCTGGCACCTAATTCCGCAATCGACCAGATTCAAAATTATGTTCTAGGTGGTATTATTGGTGGGGTGATTTACAATAGTTCTATTAACATTCTCCAGTATGCGATCATCCTCATTATGTGGACGATCTTGGTCTTGACTCTAAAATGGCTCAATAACAATATTCGGACAGTCAAGCATTTGATTGATGGTAAACCGACTACCCTGATTCAGCACGGGAAGTTGAGCCCTGAAGCCTGCCGTTCCGTTGGCCTTTCAGCGGCTGATGTGGCTCTGAAGTTGCGTAGCCAAGGAATTTTTCAACTAAAGCAGGTTAAGCGAGCAGTCATGGAACAAAACGGTCAGCTTATTGTCGTACAGGCAGGTGAGGAAAATCCGAAATACCCCATTATCACAGACGGTGTTGTCCAGATTGATATTTTAGATTCTATTGACAAAACAGAAGAATGGTTAATCGAGAGGCTTGCTAAGGAAGGCTATACTGATATTTCTAATATCTTCATCGCAGAATATGAAAGTGGTAACTTGAGCGTTGTGACGTATTAA
- a CDS encoding DUF3290 family protein, with amino-acid sequence MKFYSYDYVLSQISQQNWVTIGLSILLLLVTGFLAFKAYRNKRDSKFRELAIISILSLIAIVLIGISTFQTNQASNNQFQTSLHFIEVISKDLGVDKSEVYVNTSAATDGAILKVGKDFYRAMSGSEPDKYLLEKIKLHKTTDIKLVELKK; translated from the coding sequence ATGAAATTTTATTCTTATGATTATGTTTTGAGTCAAATCAGCCAGCAAAACTGGGTGACGATTGGACTTTCTATTTTGTTGTTACTTGTGACAGGTTTTCTTGCTTTTAAAGCCTATCGAAATAAGCGCGATTCGAAATTTCGTGAATTGGCGATTATCTCCATTTTGTCTTTGATTGCTATCGTTCTGATTGGGATTAGTACTTTTCAGACCAATCAAGCCTCTAATAACCAGTTCCAAACTTCTCTTCATTTTATTGAAGTTATTTCAAAAGATTTGGGAGTAGATAAGTCAGAGGTTTATGTCAACACTTCAGCTGCGACGGATGGAGCGATTTTAAAAGTTGGAAAAGATTTTTATCGAGCTATGAGTGGCAGTGAGCCAGATAAGTATTTACTGGAAAAAATTAAATTACATAAGACAACGGATATCAAATTAGTGGAGCTTAAAAAATGA
- a CDS encoding SdpI family protein has product MKIDKKLLILTSASILVPMLIGCFFWQQLPQTVATHFDFSNQVNGFSSRGFTVFGIPSFLLLLHWFCLFVTSKDPKSKNISLKMWHLVYWIIPLTSCLVMTTIYAQALGYAVNHALMNGMFLGVLFIAIGNYMPKTRRNYTVGIRFPWTLDNDDNWIKTHRLAGKIWVIGGIIIFFNGFVQIAVTFVLVFTLIIMIVVPMIYSYWLSKRIH; this is encoded by the coding sequence ATGAAGATTGATAAAAAACTATTGATACTAACAAGTGCTAGTATTTTGGTGCCTATGTTGATAGGCTGCTTTTTCTGGCAACAGTTGCCCCAAACAGTCGCAACGCATTTTGATTTTTCGAATCAAGTAAATGGATTCAGTAGTCGAGGGTTTACAGTTTTTGGTATTCCTAGTTTTCTGCTGCTTCTACATTGGTTTTGTTTATTTGTGACTAGCAAGGATCCTAAATCTAAGAATATTAGCTTGAAAATGTGGCATCTGGTTTATTGGATTATTCCTTTGACATCTTGTTTAGTCATGACAACTATTTACGCGCAAGCCTTGGGTTATGCAGTTAATCATGCTCTGATGAATGGTATGTTTTTAGGAGTTCTATTTATTGCTATTGGGAATTACATGCCAAAAACTCGTCGCAATTATACGGTTGGTATACGTTTCCCATGGACTTTGGATAATGATGATAATTGGATAAAGACACATCGTCTGGCTGGTAAAATTTGGGTGATTGGTGGTATTATCATTTTCTTTAATGGTTTCGTTCAGATTGCAGTTACGTTTGTGCTTGTTTTTACTCTAATCATTATGATTGTAGTGCCAATGATTTATTCTTACTGGTTATCTAAAAGGATACATTGA
- a CDS encoding autorepressor SdpR family transcription factor: MSFANTFKALSHPVRRAILDLLKMGSLSAGEIAEHFELTGATISHHLNILKKADLILETRQKNYIYYELNTSVLEDIVVWLAELKGDKANED; this comes from the coding sequence ATGAGTTTCGCTAATACCTTTAAGGCCTTATCTCATCCTGTGAGAAGAGCGATTTTAGATTTGTTAAAAATGGGCAGTCTGTCTGCTGGGGAAATAGCGGAACATTTTGAGCTGACGGGAGCTACCATTTCGCACCATCTTAATATTTTAAAAAAAGCAGATTTGATTTTGGAGACGCGCCAGAAAAATTATATCTATTATGAACTCAATACTTCAGTCTTGGAAGACATTGTAGTTTGGTTAGCTGAATTGAAAGGAGATAAGGCTAATGAAGATTGA
- a CDS encoding CPBP family intramembrane glutamic endopeptidase, protein MSKKTDMLTFIFLSYSLAWLIWIGLWLADVKLGEPIAQAGTILAMWMPAFAFFILKKRRSANMKLQAQFSTNLKGCWRYYLLALWLPAVLSFLGAGLYYIVFSKQFSLGFETLREMLGRTGSPQINLPIQIVIFAQLFSALTYAPFLNSLFAIGEEIGWRGYLYPALRKRFSIVQAHLLVGLIWSIWHLPINLQGYNYGLTYFAYPWLGVLAMFVFCFSLGVLLSWVMEKTNSIWAPALLHGAVNAIVGVGLLFQLPTEKALALRILGPTPTGLLAVLPFLCLALAILQKEKRETHEFR, encoded by the coding sequence ATGTCGAAGAAAACGGATATGCTTACTTTTATTTTTTTATCTTATAGCTTAGCTTGGTTGATTTGGATTGGGCTATGGTTAGCTGATGTCAAGCTTGGCGAGCCTATCGCTCAGGCTGGAACTATTCTTGCCATGTGGATGCCAGCTTTTGCTTTTTTTATCTTAAAGAAAAGGAGATCAGCAAACATGAAATTACAGGCTCAATTTTCAACAAATCTCAAAGGATGTTGGCGCTATTATTTATTAGCGCTTTGGTTGCCTGCGGTATTGAGTTTTTTAGGAGCAGGACTATATTACATCGTCTTTAGCAAACAGTTTAGTCTTGGTTTTGAGACGTTGCGAGAAATGCTGGGAAGAACAGGTAGTCCTCAAATAAATCTTCCCATACAGATCGTTATTTTTGCACAACTATTTTCAGCTTTGACGTATGCGCCTTTTCTTAATAGTCTGTTTGCTATTGGTGAGGAAATTGGGTGGCGTGGTTATCTTTATCCAGCACTACGCAAGCGTTTTTCAATAGTTCAAGCGCACTTATTAGTTGGACTTATCTGGAGTATTTGGCATCTGCCGATTAATTTGCAGGGATATAATTATGGACTAACTTATTTTGCATATCCTTGGCTGGGAGTGCTTGCAATGTTTGTTTTTTGTTTTAGTTTAGGCGTTTTATTAAGTTGGGTGATGGAAAAGACGAATTCTATCTGGGCTCCAGCACTCTTGCACGGTGCTGTTAATGCCATTGTTGGCGTGGGTCTTTTATTTCAATTGCCAACAGAAAAAGCATTAGCCTTGCGTATTCTAGGTCCGACACCCACAGGACTTCTGGCAGTTTTACCTTTCTTGTGTTTAGCGCTAGCCATTTTACAAAAAGAAAAGAGGGAAACTCATGAGTTTCGCTAA
- a CDS encoding exodeoxyribonuclease III: MKLISWNIDSLNAALTSDSARAQLSQAVLQTLVGLDADVIAIQETKLSANGPTKKHLKVLDELFPHYETTWRSSIEPARKGYAGTMFLYKENLSPKITFPEIGAPSTMDAEGRIITLEFEKFFVTQVYTPNAGDGLKRLEERQIWDKKYADYLTALDIEKPVLATGDYNVAHNEIDLAHPSSNRRSPGFTDEERSGFTNLLNRGFTDTFRYIHGDIPNVYSWWAQRSKTSKINNSGWRIDYWLTSNRIADKVSKSEMIDSGTRQDHTPIVLEIEL; this comes from the coding sequence ATGAAACTCATTTCTTGGAATATTGACTCTCTCAACGCAGCTTTGACCAGCGACTCTGCACGCGCGCAATTGTCACAAGCTGTTTTACAGACTTTAGTAGGATTAGACGCTGATGTTATCGCCATTCAGGAAACTAAATTATCTGCTAACGGACCAACTAAAAAACATCTAAAAGTTTTAGATGAATTATTCCCACATTATGAAACTACATGGCGCTCTTCTATAGAACCTGCACGTAAAGGTTATGCCGGAACTATGTTTTTATACAAAGAGAATCTATCTCCAAAAATAACCTTCCCAGAAATCGGTGCACCTTCTACTATGGATGCCGAAGGGCGTATTATTACCCTTGAGTTTGAAAAATTCTTTGTCACACAAGTCTACACTCCCAATGCAGGTGATGGTTTAAAACGTTTAGAAGAACGACAAATCTGGGACAAAAAATATGCTGACTATCTAACAGCTTTAGACATAGAAAAACCTGTCCTTGCGACAGGGGACTACAATGTAGCCCACAATGAGATTGACCTCGCTCATCCTTCTAGCAACCGTCGATCACCTGGATTTACAGATGAAGAACGATCCGGATTTACCAATCTGTTAAATCGTGGTTTTACTGATACTTTCCGTTACATTCACGGCGATATTCCAAATGTTTATAGCTGGTGGGCACAACGCAGCAAGACCAGCAAAATCAATAACAGTGGCTGGAGAATTGATTACTGGCTGACCAGCAATCGAATTGCAGATAAAGTAAGCAAGTCAGAAATGATTGACTCAGGTACAAGGCAAGACCACACACCAATTGTATTGGAAATTGAGTTATAA
- the nth gene encoding endonuclease III has product MVLSKKRARKVIEEIIALFPDAKPSLNFTNHFELLVAVMLSAQTTDAAVNTVTPALFKAYPTPREMAAASESEIAKYIARLGLYRNKAKFLKKCAQQLLDNFDGQVPHAREELESLAGVGRKTANVVMSVGFGIPAFAVDTHVERICKHHDIVKKSATPLEVEQRVMEVLPQNEWLPAHQAMICFGREICHPRNPECDQYPQLYHFD; this is encoded by the coding sequence ATGGTTTTATCAAAAAAACGTGCGCGAAAGGTGATTGAGGAAATCATCGCCCTATTTCCAGATGCAAAACCTAGCTTGAATTTTACCAATCATTTTGAATTGCTGGTAGCGGTCATGCTGTCGGCTCAAACGACCGATGCAGCAGTCAACACAGTCACACCAGCCCTTTTTAAAGCCTATCCAACTCCACGGGAAATGGCGGCGGCTTCAGAAAGCGAGATTGCCAAGTATATTGCTCGTCTGGGGCTTTATCGCAATAAGGCTAAGTTTTTGAAAAAATGTGCGCAGCAATTGCTGGATAACTTTGACGGTCAGGTACCTCATGCACGTGAAGAATTAGAAAGTTTGGCTGGTGTAGGGCGCAAAACAGCAAATGTAGTTATGAGTGTCGGTTTTGGTATTCCAGCTTTTGCAGTGGATACCCATGTGGAGCGAATCTGCAAACACCATGATATTGTCAAAAAGTCAGCTACACCGCTTGAAGTTGAACAACGCGTGATGGAAGTTCTGCCCCAAAATGAATGGCTTCCAGCTCATCAAGCTATGATTTGCTTTGGTCGTGAAATCTGCCACCCAAGAAATCCTGAATGTGACCAGTATCCACAACTGTATCATTTTGATTGA
- a CDS encoding arsenate reductase family protein yields MLRFIEYPKCSTCRKAKAELNQLSLDFEAVDIVKETPSKEEILTWMENSDLNIKSFFNTSGLKYRELGLKDKLSGLSTEEATELLATDGMLIKRPILEKDGKILQIGYRTEYAILDL; encoded by the coding sequence ATGTTACGATTTATTGAATATCCAAAATGTTCGACCTGTCGCAAAGCCAAGGCTGAATTAAACCAGTTGAGTTTGGACTTTGAAGCGGTGGATATTGTCAAGGAAACACCGAGTAAAGAGGAAATTTTAACTTGGATGGAAAATTCTGATTTAAACATCAAATCTTTCTTCAACACTAGCGGGCTCAAATATCGTGAGCTAGGTTTGAAAGATAAACTATCAGGATTGTCCACCGAAGAAGCCACAGAGCTTTTAGCAACCGATGGTATGCTCATCAAACGACCAATCTTAGAAAAAGATGGAAAAATCCTGCAAATAGGCTACCGCACAGAATATGCAATATTAGATTTGTAA
- a CDS encoding methylated-DNA--[protein]-cysteine S-methyltransferase produces the protein MTFYKQIYLSPLGEMSLVANEIGLVGVWFLKQKYFERGLEGNLLLAENEVLKETKNLLDCYFNGDCPDFSSLVLAPVGTDFQQRVWTYLQTIPYGRTVTYGQIAKELDIHSAQAVGGAVGRNPFSIIVPCHRVLGSQGQLTGYAGGLDKKIWLLEHEGVELSEKALDK, from the coding sequence ATGACTTTTTATAAACAAATTTATCTCTCTCCTTTGGGAGAAATGTCACTTGTTGCTAATGAAATAGGGCTGGTTGGAGTCTGGTTTCTCAAGCAGAAATATTTTGAGCGCGGTTTAGAGGGGAATTTACTCTTAGCAGAAAATGAGGTTTTAAAAGAGACGAAGAATCTGCTAGATTGCTATTTTAACGGAGATTGTCCAGACTTTTCGAGTCTTGTTTTGGCTCCTGTTGGGACGGATTTTCAACAACGGGTCTGGACTTATCTGCAAACTATTCCTTATGGGAGAACGGTCACGTATGGTCAGATAGCAAAGGAGTTAGATATTCACTCGGCGCAGGCTGTTGGTGGCGCTGTGGGTAGAAATCCCTTTTCTATCATCGTTCCCTGTCATCGGGTGCTGGGAAGTCAAGGACAATTAACCGGCTATGCTGGGGGATTAGACAAGAAAATATGGCTTTTAGAGCATGAAGGCGTAGAACTTAGCGAGAAAGCTTTGGATAAATGA